In a single window of the Diospyros lotus cultivar Yz01 chromosome 10, ASM1463336v1, whole genome shotgun sequence genome:
- the LOC127812261 gene encoding uncharacterized protein LOC127812261, producing MADFQAPSFSLGLDFDLDSEPQTAPAKNPSSPQQPPPSSIGRSFLPVEDDDVVLYTPTRGQDEPDPDPPRTLKRIRRGLASDPASAARSREPAEPWRDVGDEIEEFSSQEDRRRVNEHSSKYCHTGCSSSKIPLHAHGVLTMQSVSQDKLTKRKKASNTPASASLESWETSGNKVMFPKLTLSPLRRFQLLSDSDSDSDDPSVSEDTSREANVEYSSLKEKEYTTNQHPATRGQERAKASVSVSRTEDLWKDFHTEKDFRIPTPALDEVCEEYFRFVNDKEVTPSLGYVKRTNEQKDSFQNGVVLNNDENLCKLGDSIPPVHRYFFHDDPRIQNLVRSRLPYFFPLGATYNRGNERPISSAIDYMSQFSNGEGSKPRATAKINAEINSTSGRKNSRKVNAEEVSKGSGSWVNPKSSVGIPKDAAKRRVQAVGRSAGHWFTTPDGKRVYVNKNGQELGGQIAYRHYRKETGAGFEKSRKRSAGKKKTKPKSKSKPAAGKKRKS from the exons ATGGCCGATTTCCAAGCTCCTTCCTTCTCTCTAGGGCTTGATTTCGACTTGGATTCCGAGCCCCAAACCGCTCCCGCGAAAAACCCTTCATCGCCCCAGCAACCTCCCCCGTCTTCCATCGGCCGGAGCTTTTTGCCGGTCGAAGACGACGACGTTGTTCTGTACACACCGACGAGGGGCCAAGATGAACCGGATCCGGACCCTCCTCGGACCCTCAAGCGAATTCGCCGGGGTCTCGCGTCCGACCCCGCTTCGGCGGCTCGGAGCCGCGAGCCGGCGGAGCCCTGGCGGGATGTTGGCGATGAGATTGAGGAGTTCTCTTCACAGGAGGATCGGCGTCGAG TGAATGAACATTCATCGAAGTATTGCCACACAGGGTGTAGTAGTTCAAAGATTCCATTGCATGCACATGGGGTTTTGACCATGCAATCAGTAAGCCAGGATAAAttgacaaaaaggaaaaaggctTCAAATACCCCAGCCTCTGCAAGTTTGgagagttgggagacaagtggCAACAAAGTGATGTTTCCAAAGCTGACTCTCAGTCCCCTTAGGAGATTCCAGTTGCTTTCTGATTCTGATTCTGATTCTGATGATCCTTCTGTTAGTGAAGATACAAGCAGAGAGGCTAATGTAGAATATTCATCATTGAAGGAGAAAGAATATACTACCAATCAACATCCAGCTACAAGAGGACAGGAGAGAGCAAAAGCATCCGTAAGTGTTTCTCGAACAGAGGATTTATGGAAAGATTTCCATACAGAGAAGGATTTCCGCATTCCAACTCCTGCTCTGGACGAGGTCTGTGAAGAATATTTCAGATTTGTCAATGACAAGGAAGTAACTCCTAGCCTAGGTTATGTTAAGCGTACAAATGAACAAAAAGATTCTTTTCAAAATGGGGTTGTCCTCAACAATGATGAGAACCTGTGCAAGTTGGGTGACTCTATTCCTCCTGTCCATCGTTATTTTTTCCACGACGATCCAAGAATCCAGAATTTAGTTCGCAGTCGCTTACCCTACTTTTTCCCACTGGGTGCTACATACAACAGAGGGAACGAACGTCCCATTTCATCAGCAATTGATTATAT GAGTCAATTTAGCAATGGAGAAGGTTCTAAACCGCGAGCAACTGCAAAAATAAATGCTGAGATTAACTCAACAAGTGGAAGAAAGAATTCCAGAAAGGTAAATGCTGAGGAGGTATCAAAAGGCTCTGGAAGTTGGGTGAATCCTAAAAGCAGTGTGGGCATCCCAAAAGATGCTGCAAAAAGACGGGTTCAGGCAGTTGGTCGATCTGCTGGTCATTGGTTCACAACGCCTGATGGAAAGAGA GTTTATGTCAATAAAAATGGGCAGGAGTTGGGAGGTCAAATTGCATACAGACATTATAGGAAG GAGACTGGAGCTGGGTTTGAGAAGTCCAGGAAGAGATCCGCcggaaagaagaaaacaaagccGAAGTCGAAGTCGAAGCCGGCTGCcggaaagaagagaaagagctGA